Part of the Haloterrigena salifodinae genome, TGTTCGCGAAGGACGCCACTGATGAACGCATTGACGCCGTCTATCTTCATACCGAACGCGTCAACTCCGGAGTCCCGAAGCCGCTCAGGAGTCTTTGAGAGGTGGAGCGGGTTGATCGAGTCCTTGCCACCGAGGACGACGTGTGTGCCGTTCAGGAGTTCAGTAATGCCCTCGAAGTCGCCGAAGGTATCGCACAGCACAACCGTACGGTCGTCGTCTGCCAGGTACCAGCGAATAATCTTCTGGAGAGTACTGAACGTCTTCCCGGACCCGGAGTCGCCGATAAAGAGCGCGTGTCCGGGGCCTCCGACGCCGAACGGGTTGGCAGAGACCTCGCTCCCATCCTGTAACTTGCGGCCCCACTCAACGCCGTCCTCGTGTCGAATCTCGGCCGCGAGCCCGGGGAACGCGGCACCGATAGTCCCACCGAGGACCATCGTGTAGCGGTCGCGATGAGAGACCTCGTCGTACTTGTCCGGAGCAGTCGGACTCCCGGAGACGTAGAGATCACGCTGCCGTGTGTCCGGCGAGAGTAACGTGAGGCTCGCGGGAGTAGACTCCGCAACATCACGGACGTCCTCGCAGCTGTCCTCGAGCGCCCGACGCTTTTCGATGTCGAGATCAATATCGTCCGACCCCACGCCGTTCGCGATCGTCGTCTCTGCCCGCTCAAGCGCCTCGCGAGTACCAGCACGAACGGTGATGTAGCCGTTGAGGTCCCACGGCCGAACGGACGTGTTATGGAGGACTTTGTATGCCTGAACGTAGGATTCCATATCATCGCCAACAACAATCGACTCGATGTCTGTGTTTTCCTCGAGTTCCTCAATATCCGCGTCTATGTTTGCGATTTCGTGTTTGAGTTCGTACTCCGTGTCCTCTTTGTCGCGTGCACGTGCTCGGAGCGTGATATCGACATCAACGCCGTTCATTGTGGTGAGACCACGGAGGAATCCCGGATCAGGACTGACCGGCCACTCGCTTACCCAGAACGTCTTACAGTACTGCTCGCCGACACGGACATACTCGTCGGTGACGTCGTAACTCGGAGCAGATAGAATCTCTTCAAGCCGCCCCTGGCGGATGTCTTTGACGTTCTCGAAATTGTGTTCAATGCCGCTCCAATAGCGCGAGTGGAGGAGCGCGTTCTCGGCAGGTCCAACACGTTCGACCTCCACGCCAGGGACAGCGCCAAAGACTGTTGAAACACGCTCGAGGCGGCTCTCAAGCGCCGCAGACATCCGACTGTACCATTCTTCCTCATCTACGCCAGCGTCGGAACCCGAGCCGAACACTTCTTTGATACCGTCTAGGACGGACGCCGACATATCGAGACCGGTCGTATCGACGTCCTCGCTACCAACCGAGACGACGACGTAATGACGCCACTGTTTCGCGTCCCAGCGCGGCGCCTCGCGTCCCTCGTACCAATCCGAGACGTCGTGTAGGAGTTCTCTGGCTTCGGCCCAGTCGTCGCCTGCGAGCCGCTCAGAGAACGCTGCATCCCGGTACTTGCCGACCACTTCCGAGGGATCGAACTCGGTAGTAGTGCTGTAGTAGCGAAAGCCGTGCTCGAGTGTCTCATCGATCCGCGTCGAGAGCGCCGAGAGAACCGTCTGCAGCTCGCTCTGTGTCTCTGTGTCGGAGTTCCGGGACTCGAGTCGGAGAAGTCCAACCATCCGGCCGTCGTTCATGATAGCCGCGCCGTCTCGCCGAATCTCCCGAACGCCATGCACGAGGTCGTCGGCCGCGTCCTCTTGGGGGATCGGATGCTGGCGCTTCTGCCGGAAGTTGCGGATAGGCGCGCGCATCTTATCGAGTCCAGTCGTCGTTTCACCCGCGTTCATCGCAAACGCCGGGCCAATCACTGACAGCGGGAGCCCGATGGCTGTGAGCGGGAGCACCGGTTCGTTCAGTCCCACAGTGAGTGAGCCGATAGCGCCGCCGAGAGCTAAGAATCCCGGAGTGCCATACGCAACGTCTCGAGCACGATAGTCGCCGATCTTCAGCCCACTCTCAACGTACGGTAAAGCGAGTTGTGACGGGTCTCTCTCATCAGTTTCACCAGTCATAGCACAGATTTCCCTACGATATAGAGGAAGATATGTTTTTGGTTTCGTCGTAAGAAACGGAGAAAACGAATTACTGGAAGCCGCGGTTCTGTTCAAACGACTCCCGAGATCGGTCGGTTGAAGAATAGCGGCCCGTGCTGTCCTGGTTCGCCGAGCCCATTTGGCCGATACTCCGCTTTCGGCTGACGCTCGAGGGCGACGACACTCCTGTTGAGTCGGTCGACGGTGGTGCTCCAGACGCAGAGGCAGTCGTTTTGGTGTTCGTGTCCGTATTCGCGCCGCGCCATTTCTCGACCTTGGCTTTGACCTCTCCGACGCGCTCGCTTGCTGCTCGCGCGTGCTTCTTGCCCTTGTGCCGGTTCATGGACGACATTCCGAGGCCGACACTCGCGGCTTGGTCGGCCGTCTTGAGCGCACTCCACGGAAGATAGACCGCGACGAAGCCAATCCCGACGATCGTCCCGAGCAGAGCGAAGACAGGCCCTGCGAGTCCTGCCTCCCACGGGAGCAGATACAAGAGGCGTAAGAACATCGCTTGGACGATATTCACGCCGATGAGTAGGCCGAACAGCCAGATATTGAAGTTTCCGAGGTTCGCGATTGTGCCGTCCCCGAAGGCTTTGCAGCCCCATGCGACCGGCCAGAACGCGACGCACATATGCAGCAAGACAAACTGCGCGACGATCGCGAACAGTCCGACGACGACGATCCCAATATATCCGTAGAGGAGGATTAGCGCCAGTATCCCGCCCGAGAGGAGTTTTCCGAGGCCGTTCGGCGTCGAAAGGAGGTGGTCCGCGGGCGGGGTAAACGCAGCCGATGCCTGCGCGCCGAAATGCAGGGCAAACGGCGCGACTTGCCACGTCAGGATAATCATCACGAGTGCGACGCCGGCTTGTCGTAGCTTCTGGCGCCGCAGGTACGGATCGTTGTGCCGGAACGCCATCGTTGCGGCGCCGCCGACGAAGACGACGCCGAGGCCGGTCGTCCACAGCGTCATTTCGTAGATCCCCGGCCACCAGCCGTTTTGCGGGTTCGTCCATGAACTCGGATTGTCGTGGGATCCCGGCGCTGGGACATTTGAGATCGCCGAATTGAGATGGGTCAACCCAGCAGTCACGGCACCAGTTCCCATGTTTAGCGCCCACTCGAGCACTCCGTTCATCCACGAAAAGGGATTGAACGTTCCGCCCAGTAGACCACCGTCGTCGTCGCTGCTGTTGCCTTCTGAGAGGTTCCCCGCGGATTCGTTTCCGAGCGTGTCGCCCGTGTTGCCAAACGACTCGTTTGTATATCGCGAGTCGCCGAGTGTGACGTTTTCTGACTCGTTTTGTGCGACCGCACCCGAAGGTGCGATCGCCGACATCACGAGCAGGATCAAAACGATACTTGCCGCTCGACGGTGTGACATGCGTGAAAACATCAAATAGTCTCATCTGAATCGTCCCGTCAGAACGGAGCAACTGTCACGGTCATACCGATGATTCCGCTCCATTCGATACACGAGAATGCACCGATCCCAACGCGGTCGAGTGCCATCCCGAAGATGGCAGGGAAGAACGCCCCGACCGCAGTGATCCCCGCGCCCATCATCTTCTCGCGGCCTTCACGTTTCTTCTCCGACCGGCCTTGGCCGAGGTCCTTGAAGGCCATCGTCCCGCGGAACGCGGCGAGCAGGAGCAGTAGAACGACCGCAGCACCGAGGCCGAGGCCGATGAGTTCACCGAGGCCGCTCTGACACATCATTCCCGCGGCCTCGCTGGCCTGTGCCATTGCGGTCCCAACGGTGAGATTTGCTACGACGACGGTCACAACCGCTCGCCGAACGGGGGCCGAGTGCATGATCTCTCGAGTGTTCTGGAACCCTCGGCGTGCCTTCCGCTGCGTGCTCGTTACCTCTTCGGTCTCGTCGTCTCCGCTATCATCTATTGTCAT contains:
- a CDS encoding VirB4 family type IV secretion system protein, with protein sequence MTGETDERDPSQLALPYVESGLKIGDYRARDVAYGTPGFLALGGAIGSLTVGLNEPVLPLTAIGLPLSVIGPAFAMNAGETTTGLDKMRAPIRNFRQKRQHPIPQEDAADDLVHGVREIRRDGAAIMNDGRMVGLLRLESRNSDTETQSELQTVLSALSTRIDETLEHGFRYYSTTTEFDPSEVVGKYRDAAFSERLAGDDWAEARELLHDVSDWYEGREAPRWDAKQWRHYVVVSVGSEDVDTTGLDMSASVLDGIKEVFGSGSDAGVDEEEWYSRMSAALESRLERVSTVFGAVPGVEVERVGPAENALLHSRYWSGIEHNFENVKDIRQGRLEEILSAPSYDVTDEYVRVGEQYCKTFWVSEWPVSPDPGFLRGLTTMNGVDVDITLRARARDKEDTEYELKHEIANIDADIEELEENTDIESIVVGDDMESYVQAYKVLHNTSVRPWDLNGYITVRAGTREALERAETTIANGVGSDDIDLDIEKRRALEDSCEDVRDVAESTPASLTLLSPDTRQRDLYVSGSPTAPDKYDEVSHRDRYTMVLGGTIGAAFPGLAAEIRHEDGVEWGRKLQDGSEVSANPFGVGGPGHALFIGDSGSGKTFSTLQKIIRWYLADDDRTVVLCDTFGDFEGITELLNGTHVVLGGKDSINPLHLSKTPERLRDSGVDAFGMKIDGVNAFISGVLREQGVDAGEYTTLIKESAYETYRKAGIKPDDYSTHGLESPTMSDYIDTLREIANNPEGPALSESSMEVDEIESNAATLLRKLSGFQDGREYAELAGKGSAEITAGSVNYLDLQQMENEGAVGKSVMLQLMLDRVYEAVQNAPGETLFLIDEAHYLLHSEETVEWLQRAARHWRHYNAGVWYASQSPSEFVSGPDDEDGHKDTIRKQATTIQFTQTDIEKETADLFDLNDQQYEFIRKRATRGDSGQGFSEALIDFNSVEGWLRTRIRASDFETALLTYDPDDPIDLEEHIRAEYGEVTA